In Anopheles arabiensis isolate DONGOLA chromosome 2, AaraD3, whole genome shotgun sequence, the genomic window TAATCGTTTTCGATTTCCTTAAATTCGATTTGGTGCTGCTTCATGGCTTCCTGCAAAAGGGGCAGAGTTCAAggcggtgtgtgcgtgttagtGTGTACGTCTGCAAAGACGGAGGTACGTCGTGCCGAAAGATGACGAAATGTGTCGTTTTATCAACGCGCTATCGGCACAGCAGAAGGGAACGCACCTTTACGCACTGCTGGTAAACTTTGAACAGTGGAGCACACAGCGAATCGTCCGTATCGCCTTTGAGAAATCGATCGGAGAACCAGTTGTTGAAGCAGTTGTCGTAATCCTTCTTGAGCTGCGTACAGTTTTCACCGATGCTGTTCATGGTGTCTCTGGTGTTTGGTTTAGCAGCTGATGAAGGAAAAACTATTCTGTGAGCCACTTTACTTTGGcggtgttgcctttttttctttacaagTGCCCGCCTTCGCAATTGCACCGTTCCTGGGCCTGGTTCGCGGTAACGATGTGttgtgttgatgttgtttcGCAATCTGTCGTCGCAATGTGCTCCGTTTATGCGGCCGGATGGAGTActtgtatgtttgtttacacGCGTTTTGATTGTCATCGCTCGGTTTCGGTGTTGTGCGTACTAAAACGCGTGGTGTGATTTAATTTTGAGAAGGaatgtaattaatttcaatggGTATTGCTTcaaattgtgttgtttgttatgAAGATTACTCACCCGGCAGAAAAATGTGCATGAATAGATGAAAATCCATGTTTCAGTGGAAATGGCAAACGCGGTTTGTTTACTTATCAGCTACTACACTGCTGTCAGAAGGACGCTTTCCTATCCATTTcgaataaatttttttttaaacaaaatggaaacaaaacctTCGATAACACTTTTATTGAACAACAAAGCCTGCACTCGATGGGATGGTAACGGATTGATCCGTGATTTGCCACTTAATCAATCCACGCAAAGTTGCGATCGGCGTTCCGATCGGTACTGCCAACCTGGTAGCTTCGCTCGCTACCAATCACGGAAAGTTGGTGTGTCTCCTTACCTTCCCGGCCACTCATCTTCACCGTGGTAATTCCCCCACGATCGAACGCAGCATTATCTTTCCCGTTCCTGTGCGACTTGCTCAAAAAGCTCTTGGAGCGCCGTCGCGAACTGGCGCCACTTGCCGGTTCGGTCTTTTCCCTTGCTGGCCGATCGGCAAACTTATCCATCGCCTGACGCCACTGATGCAACTTCTGACTGGCGGCTTCAATTTCGTCCACACATCGTTCATGACCGGGATTGCGGCCGATTGGCGGTGCATCGATCACATCGTCCAGATCGAGCTGAATGGGGGCCAGCGCGGACAGTGCTCGTGAGATTCCGATCTGCGTGTGTCGAATCCGGTGCTCCATTAGATCCGCCCCGAGCAACTCCTCGTTCGGGTCCATGCGGATGGGGACGACCTTGTTGATCAGCCACAGCAGCACAAACGTGGTGCATACGCCCCAGCACGCCAGACACAGTGCGGAAAGTGATTGGACGCCTAGCATATACCAACCGCCCCCCTTGAAGAGTCCCGATCGTCCGCTCGTCGTATCCATGCGTAGTGGATTGTCGGCAAAGAATCCGACGGCTAGCACACCTACCGGAAGAAACAACGCTTACAAGAGGTTTCAGAGAACAGAACGCGTAGATTCGTAACTTACCCCAAATGCCTGCGATTCCATGCACGGAACTAGCACCGACCGGATCATCCACGCCCATCCGATCGAACAGCGGCATTCCGAAGCAGCACAGTGCCGAACCGATCGCACCGATCAGGATCGCTTCCCAGGCGTGATAAAGATAGCAACCGGCCGTTACCGACACAAGCGACGCCAGTATGCCGTTTATCAGATCCACCACATCCATGCGGCCGTCGTTGTTTATCATCGAATAGCTGCAAAGGGTACGATCGAATGAACAAGCAAGACACGATCGGAAGACGAAAGGATACTTACATGATGCTGAAACTTCCACCGCCAAACGAGCCCATCATCGTCATGACGGCGGCCCGTGCTGCATACGCCCATTTGGCACCACTGACCCCGTACGTGCTGCCGGAATTGAATGCTAGCCAGCCCCACCACAGCACAAACAGGCCCATGCACGCGTTGACCGGATTGCCGAGCGGCAACGGATCCGTACCCTTGGCGTAGCGGCCCAACCTTGGGCCGAGAATGGCGGCCGATGCGAATGCCGAAGCACCACCGATGAGATGAACTGGACCGCTGCCCGCTATATCGACCACGCCGAGGTTCTTGAGGAAGCCATGCTCGCCCCACACCCAACCGGCCGGTATGCAGTAGACGATCGTGTTGAAGAACGAGAAGATGCAGTAGGCTTTGAAGTTGCATCTGTTGGGTAAGCGGAAGGTGAgtcagatttttgttttgtttttgctttctttataATTTTCATCTTGGATTTGTAATACTTTGTGGACATTATGCAAACGTGTTCCCCTTGTGTTTGACTTTATTTAGCCATTTACAGTACGACTTATCCAAAAAGGATTGTCGTCTGTGTCCTGGGTGTTTCACTTCTTATCATTGAGATCTGTAGGTTTATCCTGTTTAACTACTTTACACTGCACGACCTAAAAaaagtcatttttttttcaacgaaCTAATGCAACATTACGGTACGAATGTGTTGTGCTTTGTTAATGTGCTTTAAACGAAGTGTAGCTTTCCTGTTTTCTAATAGGACTCCCAATGAGAATGTGTATTCCTATTCACTGCCACGTTCAGGAGCCATGCACCCGGTCCTCAGCCAGTCCGTGTGACTAATTGGCGTGTTTAAAGCACACTCGCTTTAATCAGTACGGCAACATTGAGACAAACACATAAACCAGCACACCCGGCATAGGTTGTTTTCAAAATCGGTGTCATTTAAAATTGATACTTTCACCGCGTATGCGCTAACGTGGTTGTTGGTGGTTGCATGATTAAAAGTCCTGCGTTGTCCCCATGGCTAGTTGTTTTGacggaggagagagagagagagagccagagaaagaggaagagacGAAAAGGTTGAGGTTGGACATCGCTGGTTAAACTTTTGACCCTGAAAGTTAACTATGGCCACCAATGTAGTACACCAACGGACACTGTTGTTGTATTGCATGATGAGACGGAACTGAAGGTTAACTCACAAAAGCGTTCAGGATTTTTCCATCGATTATGCATGCAAGCTGAGATGCTTCTTAAGGGAAAGAAACAGACATTACTCTATTTAAACTACCACTGGTGGACAAATCATGAATAGTAAATGGCATTGCGCGATTACCTTAAACTAGACATGCTTGTCAtggtttaaattttataacacttaaatcacaaaaatagTCCAATCCATGATCACAGCACTATCCTCTATTTCTCTGCTCCCGAAACACAAGGTCGCCTAGACCATTCAGGACTAACCTTTCCGCCATAGCGCCGCTAACGATCGTGGTCGCCGTCGTCGAGAACGACAGCTGGAACAGGAACGCGGCAAAGATCGGCCCGAATAGTGGATCGCTTACGCCCGGATCGATGAGAAAGTCTCCGAGTGCCACGAACGGATTGTTCAGCTCGCCTCGCCCGAACGCCATCGCGTACCCGAACAGCCAGTACGTGAATCCGCCCAGCACAATGTCGATGATGTTCTTCATCATGATGT contains:
- the LOC120895174 gene encoding TP53-regulated inhibitor of apoptosis 1-like, with protein sequence MNSIGENCTQLKKDYDNCFNNWFSDRFLKGDTDDSLCAPLFKVYQQCVKEAMKQHQIEFKEIENDYLGTKEEEQKPPPKGS
- the LOC120895171 gene encoding putative ammonium transporter 2: MSNSTTMGSPGAASTTPSPGAFQSLARNNSYVIPGLYDLNVEDTNWVLTSSFIIFTMQTGFGMLESGCVSVKNEVNIMMKNIIDIVLGGFTYWLFGYAMAFGRGELNNPFVALGDFLIDPGVSDPLFGPIFAAFLFQLSFSTTATTIVSGAMAERCNFKAYCIFSFFNTIVYCIPAGWVWGEHGFLKNLGVVDIAGSGPVHLIGGASAFASAAILGPRLGRYAKGTDPLPLGNPVNACMGLFVLWWGWLAFNSGSTYGVSGAKWAYAARAAVMTMMGSFGGGSFSIIYSMINNDGRMDVVDLINGILASLVSVTAGCYLYHAWEAILIGAIGSALCCFGMPLFDRMGVDDPVGASSVHGIAGIWGVLAVGFFADNPLRMDTTSGRSGLFKGGGWYMLGVQSLSALCLACWGVCTTFVLLWLINKVVPIRMDPNEELLGADLMEHRIRHTQIGISRALSALAPIQLDLDDVIDAPPIGRNPGHERCVDEIEAASQKLHQWRQAMDKFADRPAREKTEPASGASSRRRSKSFLSKSHRNGKDNAAFDRGGITTVKMSGREGKETHQLSVIGSERSYQVGSTDRNADRNFAWID